The following coding sequences lie in one Sphingomonas sp. M1-B02 genomic window:
- a CDS encoding ShlB/FhaC/HecB family hemolysin secretion/activation protein yields the protein MTAALLASASAAHAQSTSAGGQLQQIPPAPDIPRAAPDIQFAPPAATPDEAPAGATMRVDTLRVTGATLFTPESLIVASGFQPGSELTLPEMRTIAARISAYYHARGYFLAQAYVPQQDAQSGAVTIPVIEGRYGAIGVTNSTNLSDGVARGILRGLDSGDIVANAPLERRLLLLSDLPGIRVRSTLAPGAAVGTSDLAVDITPGRRLTGSVEADNSGNRYTGEYRLGGTVNLNNALGIGDQLSVRILASTGGLAYGRASYQAPLGNLTLGVAYARIRYQLGREFENLDADGTADVASAYASYPLIRSRDANLYALATIEAKWFEDSIGLVSARSNKKSRVATLGFAADAHDDFGGGGWSNLSAGWHFGELDIESALERAADAATARTDGGFNKIAFGASRLQTLSGPLSLFASLRGQIAFDNLDTSEKMELGGAYGVRAYPEGEAFGDQGYIGTAEARLMLGQWASFVPGQLQASAFIDVGQVDYAHEPWFAGRNRSHRSGAGVALGWTGPDGLLLKASYAHRLGDQRVTSGPDRSGRFWFQIVKIF from the coding sequence ATGACTGCGGCCCTGCTTGCATCGGCATCCGCGGCGCATGCTCAATCCACCAGCGCCGGCGGTCAGCTTCAGCAGATCCCGCCCGCACCGGACATTCCCCGCGCGGCGCCCGACATCCAGTTCGCGCCGCCAGCGGCAACGCCGGACGAAGCGCCGGCCGGAGCCACGATGCGAGTCGACACGCTGCGCGTGACCGGCGCGACGCTGTTCACCCCCGAATCGCTGATCGTCGCGAGCGGCTTCCAGCCGGGCAGCGAGCTTACCTTGCCCGAGATGCGCACGATCGCGGCCCGCATTTCCGCATATTATCACGCCCGCGGCTATTTCCTGGCGCAGGCTTATGTGCCGCAGCAGGATGCCCAGTCGGGCGCGGTCACGATCCCGGTGATCGAAGGCCGCTACGGCGCGATCGGCGTCACCAACAGCACGAACCTGTCGGACGGCGTCGCGAGGGGCATCCTGCGCGGGCTGGACAGCGGCGACATCGTCGCCAACGCGCCGCTCGAGCGCCGGCTGCTGCTGCTTTCGGACTTGCCCGGCATTCGGGTCCGCTCGACGCTTGCGCCCGGCGCCGCGGTCGGCACGTCGGATCTGGCAGTCGACATCACGCCAGGCCGCCGCCTCACCGGCAGCGTCGAGGCCGACAATTCGGGCAATCGCTACACCGGCGAATATCGGCTGGGCGGCACCGTCAATCTCAACAACGCGCTGGGCATCGGCGACCAGCTGAGCGTCCGGATCCTCGCCTCCACTGGTGGGCTGGCCTATGGCCGCGCTTCCTATCAGGCGCCGCTGGGCAATCTCACGCTCGGCGTGGCCTATGCCCGCATTCGTTACCAGCTGGGCCGCGAATTCGAGAATCTCGATGCCGACGGTACGGCGGACGTTGCCAGCGCCTATGCCAGCTATCCGCTGATCCGCTCGCGCGACGCCAACCTCTATGCGCTCGCCACGATCGAGGCGAAGTGGTTCGAAGACAGTATTGGCCTGGTCTCGGCGCGCTCGAACAAGAAGAGCCGGGTCGCCACGCTGGGCTTCGCGGCCGATGCGCATGACGATTTCGGCGGCGGCGGTTGGAGCAATCTCTCGGCAGGCTGGCATTTCGGCGAGCTCGATATCGAGAGTGCGCTCGAACGCGCAGCCGATGCGGCGACCGCGCGTACCGACGGCGGCTTCAACAAGATCGCGTTCGGCGCGTCGCGGCTGCAGACGCTAAGCGGCCCGCTGTCGCTGTTCGCCTCGCTGCGCGGGCAGATCGCCTTCGACAATCTCGACACATCAGAGAAGATGGAGTTGGGCGGCGCGTACGGCGTGCGCGCCTATCCCGAGGGCGAGGCGTTCGGCGACCAGGGCTATATCGGCACCGCCGAAGCGCGGCTGATGCTCGGCCAATGGGCGAGCTTCGTGCCCGGACAGCTCCAGGCATCGGCATTCATCGACGTCGGCCAGGTCGATTATGCGCACGAGCCCTGGTTCGCCGGGCGCAACCGCAGCCATCGCAGCGGCGCGGGCGTCGCGCTGGGCTGGACCGGCCCCGACGGGCTGCTGCTCAAGGCCAGCTACGCGCATCGCCTGGGGGATCAGCGAGTCACTTCGGGGCCCGATCGCTCGGGCCGCTTCTGGTTCCAGATCGTCAAAATCTTCTGA
- a CDS encoding two-partner secretion domain-containing protein: MNIIGARSALFTSTALARFARLTIWGLAGSLGLASVAQAQGLPTGGTVSAGSATIANGPGSVTIDQSSQAAAINWDSFGIAEGNSVTFNQPNASAVALNRVLGSDPSVILGNLNANGQVFLVNPNGVLFGQGAQVNVGGLIASTLDVSDADFMAGRYNFAGSSRAAVLNRGSIQAADGGYVALLGADVSNQGLIVARLGTVALAAGQGVTLDVVGDGLLNVAVDTGAVQALVSNGGMIRADGGKVVLTAQAAGQLLRTAVNNSGVIEARTLESRSGTILLLGDMQSGTANIDGTLDASAPNGGDGGFIETSAATVRVADGVRVTTAAASGQTGTWLIDPADFIIAPTGGNITGATLSAQLVTSSVVISTVTPDSTGGNGDIFVNDAVAWTASGVPTTLTMNAFRDANINAAITATNGNVVVCCGRDVNVNAPITTTNGSILLNAGRDVRVFHALTTTDGNIALCAGHDVHIEAAISLTRGSTIPAQALGLPVGLTLIAGGDGTGPGVGGGTLTFAPLSPPVTVVVAPVTINYNPVSYAAPTDFSTNFVLTEGASLTQRMLLFPNGDKVFDGSASTVLTGFNSTAISGIPTGVTLVAGPAASATFSGSAVGSGLGITYSGYSLGGPNAGLYALAGTCCVSTFATTGTISAAPVVIPPVIPPVVVPPVIPPIVVPPVVEPPIVPPVVVPPVVVPPVAPPVVVPPVEPPVVVPPIVVPPVIPPVVVPPVVVVPPAVVVPPVVVPPVVVPPVVVPPVVVPPVVVAPPVVPPVVVPPVVPPVVVVPPIVVPPVVPPVVVPPVIVPPVVVPPVVQPPIVAPPVVPPVVVTPPVVDAPVIVVPVPIETVQEAQPLQPIGNALTGIGALVSVQPVSAPVSVIGNGVNMPATQQAWRAPEAPVQQVEDDRPVSRTGTAPAGKAFLPAPVVPVYPRKQARH; this comes from the coding sequence ATGAATATCATCGGTGCCCGTAGCGCGCTCTTCACCTCCACCGCGCTCGCGCGCTTCGCCAGACTGACGATCTGGGGACTGGCGGGCTCGCTGGGTCTCGCGTCGGTGGCGCAGGCGCAGGGGCTGCCGACCGGCGGCACCGTATCGGCGGGCAGCGCGACCATCGCTAACGGGCCGGGCTCGGTGACGATCGACCAATCGAGCCAGGCCGCGGCGATCAACTGGGACAGCTTCGGCATCGCCGAGGGCAATAGCGTGACGTTCAACCAGCCGAATGCCAGCGCGGTCGCGCTCAACCGCGTACTCGGCAGCGATCCTTCGGTGATCCTGGGCAACCTCAACGCCAATGGCCAGGTCTTCCTGGTCAATCCGAACGGGGTGCTGTTCGGCCAGGGCGCGCAGGTCAACGTCGGCGGTCTCATCGCGTCGACGCTGGACGTGAGCGATGCCGATTTCATGGCCGGGCGCTATAATTTCGCGGGCTCCAGCCGGGCGGCGGTGCTCAATCGCGGCTCGATCCAGGCCGCCGACGGCGGCTATGTCGCGCTGTTGGGCGCCGATGTGAGCAACCAGGGGCTGATCGTCGCGCGGCTGGGCACCGTCGCGCTCGCCGCCGGCCAGGGCGTGACGCTCGACGTGGTGGGGGACGGGCTGCTCAACGTGGCGGTCGATACCGGCGCGGTGCAGGCGCTGGTCAGCAATGGCGGGATGATCCGCGCCGATGGCGGCAAGGTCGTGCTCACCGCGCAGGCGGCGGGGCAATTGCTCCGCACCGCGGTCAACAATAGCGGCGTCATCGAAGCCCGCACGCTGGAGAGCCGCAGCGGCACCATCCTGTTGCTCGGCGACATGCAGAGCGGCACTGCGAACATCGACGGGACGCTGGATGCCAGCGCGCCGAACGGTGGCGATGGCGGCTTCATCGAGACTTCGGCCGCGACCGTGCGCGTCGCAGACGGGGTGCGCGTCACCACCGCCGCGGCTTCGGGCCAGACCGGCACCTGGCTGATCGATCCGGCAGACTTCATCATCGCGCCGACAGGCGGCAACATCACCGGCGCCACGCTTTCGGCGCAGCTCGTCACCAGCAGCGTCGTGATCAGCACGGTGACGCCCGATTCGACCGGCGGGAACGGCGACATCTTCGTCAACGATGCCGTCGCCTGGACTGCATCGGGCGTGCCCACCACGCTGACGATGAACGCCTTTCGCGATGCGAACATCAATGCAGCGATCACTGCGACCAACGGCAATGTCGTGGTGTGCTGCGGCCGGGACGTGAACGTCAACGCGCCGATCACGACGACCAACGGCAGCATCCTGCTCAACGCCGGCCGCGACGTGCGGGTGTTCCACGCGCTGACCACGACCGACGGCAACATCGCCTTGTGCGCGGGGCATGACGTTCACATCGAAGCGGCGATCAGCCTGACGCGGGGCTCGACCATCCCGGCACAGGCGCTCGGTCTGCCGGTCGGCCTCACGCTGATCGCCGGCGGCGACGGCACCGGGCCGGGCGTCGGCGGCGGCACGCTGACCTTCGCGCCGCTCAGTCCGCCGGTCACGGTCGTCGTGGCGCCGGTGACGATCAACTATAACCCCGTTTCCTATGCGGCGCCGACCGACTTCTCGACCAATTTCGTGCTCACCGAAGGCGCGTCGCTGACCCAGCGGATGCTGTTGTTCCCCAATGGCGACAAGGTGTTCGACGGCAGCGCGAGCACCGTGCTTACCGGCTTCAATTCGACGGCGATTTCGGGGATCCCGACCGGTGTCACGTTGGTCGCGGGGCCCGCCGCCTCGGCCACGTTCAGTGGATCGGCGGTCGGTTCGGGGCTCGGCATCACCTATAGCGGCTATAGTCTGGGCGGACCCAATGCCGGGCTATATGCACTGGCCGGGACCTGTTGCGTCTCGACCTTCGCGACGACCGGGACGATCAGCGCAGCGCCGGTGGTGATTCCCCCGGTGATCCCACCCGTGGTCGTGCCGCCGGTCATCCCGCCCATCGTCGTCCCGCCGGTCGTCGAGCCGCCAATTGTGCCGCCAGTCGTGGTGCCCCCCGTCGTCGTGCCGCCGGTCGCGCCGCCAGTCGTAGTCCCGCCGGTCGAGCCACCGGTGGTGGTCCCGCCGATCGTGGTACCGCCTGTGATACCCCCGGTGGTTGTGCCGCCGGTCGTCGTCGTTCCACCGGCGGTGGTGGTGCCTCCGGTGGTGGTGCCGCCCGTGGTTGTGCCGCCGGTAGTGGTGCCGCCCGTCGTGGTTCCACCTGTGGTGGTCGCGCCCCCGGTCGTGCCGCCGGTCGTGGTTCCGCCTGTCGTCCCGCCGGTAGTCGTGGTGCCCCCGATCGTGGTCCCGCCCGTGGTGCCGCCGGTAGTCGTACCCCCCGTTATTGTCCCGCCGGTTGTGGTGCCGCCCGTGGTGCAGCCGCCCATCGTGGCTCCACCCGTCGTCCCGCCGGTCGTCGTGACCCCGCCGGTGGTCGACGCACCCGTCATCGTGGTGCCGGTGCCGATCGAGACGGTGCAGGAAGCGCAACCGCTCCAGCCCATAGGCAATGCGTTGACCGGAATTGGGGCGCTCGTGTCGGTCCAGCCGGTCAGCGCGCCGGTCAGCGTCATCGGAAATGGCGTGAACATGCCCGCGACCCAGCAGGCATGGCGCGCACCCGAAGCGCCGGTCCAGCAGGTCGAGGACGATCGCCCGGTCAGCCGCACCGGCACCGCGCCAGCCGGCAAGGCCTTCCTGCCGGCGCCCGTCGTGCCGGTCTATCCGCGCAAGCAGGCGCGGCATTGA
- a CDS encoding L,D-transpeptidase, which produces MSLLLALLAAGFAPPSVARGSQVAAAEQSRIDFKGQAASSEAREVAHWALGSGDSRGLPFMIIDKRAAKVFLFDKEGRLLGAAPALLGLGNGDDSVPGIGQRRLATITPVERTTPAGRFQASLGHDFEQDILWIDYASALSLHRVISGNPKDRRRARLASATAADNRISFGCINVPAAFYDDVVVPAFTATVGIVYILPETKPIDAVFSGISRNSSR; this is translated from the coding sequence TTGAGTCTGCTGCTCGCGCTGCTGGCGGCGGGCTTTGCCCCGCCGTCTGTGGCGCGAGGTTCGCAGGTCGCAGCAGCCGAGCAGTCGCGGATCGACTTCAAGGGGCAAGCCGCTTCGAGCGAGGCGCGCGAGGTGGCGCACTGGGCGCTCGGCTCCGGCGACAGCCGCGGCCTGCCGTTCATGATCATCGACAAGCGCGCCGCCAAGGTCTTCCTGTTCGACAAGGAAGGTCGTCTGCTCGGCGCTGCGCCTGCGCTGCTCGGGCTGGGCAATGGGGACGATAGCGTGCCCGGCATCGGTCAGCGGCGTCTCGCGACGATCACCCCGGTTGAGCGGACCACCCCCGCGGGCCGATTTCAGGCATCGTTGGGGCATGATTTCGAGCAGGACATCCTGTGGATCGATTATGCCTCGGCGCTTTCGCTGCACCGGGTGATCAGCGGTAATCCCAAGGATCGCCGACGCGCGCGGCTCGCCTCGGCGACAGCCGCGGACAATCGCATATCCTTTGGCTGCATCAATGTGCCGGCGGCCTTCTACGACGATGTCGTCGTGCCCGCATTCACGGCTACGGTGGGGATCGTCTACATCCTGCCGGAGACCAAGCCGATCGACGCGGTGTTCTCGGGCATAAGCCGCAACTCGAGCCGCTAG
- a CDS encoding M48 family metallopeptidase, which yields MHLPDSPGSLPRRSVTGRVVRFLITALAIGIAALGAPHVSATNRFELLRQQDLRLATVAYQLATRSPVCRAATAPQLGFTLHQRSQYAPADREEAARHYGLYAHVGVMAVVAGSPADVAGLAANDQLISVNGRALRANSEEPAGKILVDELQKGPVILRVSNSAGPKDVRFAAMLGCASNVELIAGVEVNAWADGERVVVTTAILDKCSTDDQLALVIAHEMGHNLLGHRHDSAMAGGAPSLLPVSGEGSAKGRADEEAADRFAVTMARAAGYDLGQAVPFLAMLLDADGPSARAAPTHPTTKRRLRLLEAAIAAI from the coding sequence ATGCATTTACCAGATTCGCCCGGCTCCCTGCCCCGCCGCTCGGTCACGGGCCGCGTCGTACGCTTCCTGATCACGGCGCTCGCGATCGGAATCGCGGCGCTTGGGGCGCCACATGTTTCCGCGACGAACCGCTTCGAACTTCTCCGCCAGCAGGATTTGCGTTTGGCGACGGTCGCCTATCAGCTGGCTACGCGTAGCCCGGTCTGCCGCGCGGCAACCGCGCCCCAGCTGGGGTTCACGCTGCATCAGCGCAGCCAATATGCTCCCGCCGACCGCGAAGAGGCGGCGCGGCACTATGGGCTCTACGCGCATGTCGGAGTGATGGCGGTAGTGGCAGGTAGCCCGGCCGATGTAGCCGGCCTTGCCGCCAACGATCAGCTGATTTCGGTCAACGGCAGGGCATTGCGCGCCAACTCCGAGGAGCCGGCAGGCAAGATCCTTGTGGACGAGCTGCAGAAGGGGCCGGTCATCCTGCGCGTGTCGAACTCTGCGGGACCGAAGGACGTGCGGTTTGCCGCGATGCTCGGCTGTGCCTCGAACGTCGAACTCATCGCCGGGGTGGAGGTCAACGCATGGGCCGATGGTGAGCGTGTCGTCGTCACGACCGCGATCCTCGACAAATGCAGCACCGACGACCAGCTCGCGCTCGTGATCGCGCATGAAATGGGTCACAACCTCCTCGGCCATCGCCACGACAGCGCCATGGCCGGCGGCGCGCCCAGCCTGCTGCCGGTTTCCGGAGAGGGATCCGCCAAGGGACGCGCGGACGAAGAGGCGGCCGATCGGTTCGCGGTCACGATGGCGCGGGCGGCAGGCTATGATCTCGGCCAGGCGGTGCCGTTTCTGGCAATGCTGCTCGACGCCGACGGGCCCAGCGCCCGGGCGGCGCCGACTCATCCGACGACGAAGCGCCGGCTGCGGCTGCTCGAGGCAGCGATCGCCGCGATCTAG
- a CDS encoding MFS transporter: MTAPTAASNSTPLERDARLVNAREHKIAPGEIAIGVIVGRTSEFFDFFVYAIASVLVFPALVFPYVDPVTGTLYSFALFSLAFIARPFGTLIFMWVDRNYGRGVKLTIALFLLGGSTMAIALLPSYNQVGTLSAVLLGLFRFGQGIALGGAWDGLPSLLSLNAPRERRGWYAMIPQLGAPLGLLVASGLFAYFLAILSPEDFLSWGWRYPFFVVLAINVVALFARLRLVATPEFQRLFESRELQPSPAFATLFQEWRTILLGAFAPLASFALFHLVTVFPLSWVTLYSREEPVRFLLIEAAGTIVCVLAILASGLIADRVGRRAVLGVSAVLIGAYSGFAPQLLDAGGFGETIYMMVGFALLGLAFGQSSGVTNGSFPPQHRYTGAAIVANSAWLIGAGFAPLVALFLASRFGLWSVGAYLLSGAVCTLAALAINKEWARKSE; encoded by the coding sequence ATGACTGCACCGACTGCTGCGTCGAACTCGACGCCACTCGAGCGCGATGCGCGGCTGGTCAATGCGCGCGAGCACAAGATCGCTCCCGGCGAGATCGCGATCGGCGTCATCGTCGGGCGGACGAGCGAGTTTTTCGACTTCTTCGTCTATGCGATCGCCTCGGTGCTGGTCTTCCCGGCGCTGGTCTTTCCCTATGTCGATCCGGTCACCGGCACGCTCTATTCCTTCGCGCTCTTCTCGCTCGCCTTCATCGCGCGGCCGTTCGGCACGCTGATCTTCATGTGGGTCGATCGGAATTACGGCCGCGGCGTCAAGCTGACGATCGCCTTGTTTCTGCTCGGCGGCTCGACGATGGCGATCGCCTTGCTGCCCAGCTACAATCAGGTGGGTACGCTTTCGGCGGTGCTGCTCGGCCTGTTCCGCTTCGGCCAGGGCATCGCATTGGGCGGCGCCTGGGACGGGCTGCCCTCCTTGCTTTCGCTCAACGCCCCGCGCGAGCGCCGCGGCTGGTATGCGATGATCCCGCAGCTCGGCGCACCGCTCGGCCTGCTCGTGGCATCGGGCCTGTTCGCTTATTTCCTGGCGATCCTCTCTCCCGAGGACTTCCTCAGCTGGGGGTGGCGCTATCCCTTCTTCGTGGTGCTGGCGATCAACGTCGTCGCCTTGTTCGCGCGGCTGCGGCTGGTCGCGACGCCGGAGTTCCAGCGCCTGTTCGAAAGCCGCGAGCTGCAGCCCTCCCCGGCCTTCGCGACGCTCTTCCAGGAATGGCGCACGATCCTGCTCGGTGCCTTCGCCCCGCTTGCGAGCTTTGCGCTTTTTCACCTGGTCACAGTGTTCCCGCTCTCGTGGGTCACACTCTATTCGCGCGAAGAGCCGGTCCGCTTCCTGCTGATCGAGGCCGCCGGGACGATCGTCTGCGTGCTGGCGATCCTGGCGTCGGGTCTGATCGCCGATCGAGTCGGGCGGCGGGCCGTGCTGGGCGTCTCAGCCGTGCTGATCGGTGCCTATAGCGGCTTTGCACCGCAGCTGCTGGACGCCGGGGGCTTCGGCGAGACGATCTACATGATGGTCGGCTTCGCGCTGCTTGGCCTCGCCTTCGGCCAGTCTTCGGGCGTCACGAACGGCAGCTTCCCCCCGCAGCATCGCTATACCGGCGCAGCGATCGTCGCCAATTCGGCCTGGCTGATCGGCGCGGGCTTCGCGCCGCTGGTCGCACTTTTCCTTGCCAGTCGCTTCGGCCTCTGGTCGGTCGGCGCCTATCTGCTCTCCGGCGCGGTCTGCACCCTGGCGGCGCTCGCTATCAACAAGGAATGGGCGCGGAAGTCGGAATGA
- the cyoA gene encoding ubiquinol oxidase subunit II: MRQPMPLAGRLGLTLLLPLLGLLAGCQGEVLDPAGDVALQQRNLIYVSTALMLLIIVPVMILIVLFAWRYRKGNKGATYDPHFDHSTSLELVIWSAPLLIIIALGALTWSSTHLLDPFRPLDRIAAGKAIDPTAKPLRVQVVALDWKWLFIYPEQGIATVNELALPVDRQVRFDITSTNMMNTFYAPTMAGMVYAMPGMQSTLHAVLNRPGDFQGMSANYSGAGFSDMRFKLRGLPAGEFDAWVARVKAARLPLSIPNYLLLEKPSEKVPAMYFAAVQPDLFDRVVNRCVAPGTRCMKDVMAHDQKRGAGEPHSMQPVEGMPGRHTAPPPAGAKPEGALFKEGAEKSSGESVTPPPGAQGSPSPNSPQER, from the coding sequence ATGCGCCAACCCATGCCCCTCGCCGGCCGTCTGGGCCTAACCCTGCTGCTCCCGCTGCTGGGGCTGCTCGCCGGCTGCCAGGGCGAGGTGCTCGACCCTGCGGGCGACGTGGCGCTGCAGCAGCGCAACCTGATCTATGTCTCCACCGCATTGATGCTGCTGATCATCGTGCCGGTGATGATCCTGATCGTGCTGTTCGCCTGGCGCTATCGCAAGGGCAACAAGGGCGCGACCTACGATCCGCATTTCGACCATTCGACGTCGCTCGAGCTGGTGATCTGGTCGGCGCCTCTGCTGATCATCATCGCGCTGGGTGCGCTCACCTGGTCGAGCACGCATCTGCTCGATCCGTTCCGCCCGCTCGATCGGATCGCGGCCGGCAAGGCGATCGATCCGACCGCGAAGCCGCTGCGTGTGCAGGTGGTGGCGCTCGACTGGAAATGGCTGTTCATCTATCCCGAGCAGGGTATCGCGACGGTCAACGAGCTTGCGCTGCCGGTCGATCGGCAGGTGCGCTTCGACATCACCTCCACCAACATGATGAACACCTTCTACGCGCCGACGATGGCGGGGATGGTCTATGCCATGCCGGGCATGCAGAGCACGCTGCACGCGGTGCTCAATCGGCCGGGCGATTTCCAGGGCATGTCGGCCAATTATAGCGGCGCCGGTTTCTCGGACATGCGCTTCAAGCTGCGCGGGCTGCCGGCGGGCGAGTTCGACGCCTGGGTGGCGCGGGTCAAGGCGGCGCGCTTGCCGCTCTCGATCCCCAACTATCTCCTGCTCGAAAAGCCGAGCGAGAAAGTGCCGGCGATGTATTTCGCCGCGGTCCAGCCCGATCTGTTCGACCGCGTCGTCAATCGCTGCGTGGCACCGGGCACCCGGTGCATGAAGGATGTGATGGCGCACGACCAGAAGCGCGGCGCCGGCGAACCGCATTCGATGCAGCCCGTCGAGGGCATGCCGGGGCGCCACACCGCCCCGCCACCCGCGGGCGCGAAGCCCGAGGGCGCGCTGTTCAAGGAAGGCGCCGAGAAATCCAGCGGTGAAAGCGTCACCCCTCCGCCAGGCGCGCAGGGCAGCCCTTCACCGAATTCGCCCCAGGAGCGTTAA
- the cyoB gene encoding cytochrome o ubiquinol oxidase subunit I — translation MSTESLARTIFGRLSLESFPIHEPILLVTFVVVVLLGGAVVGAVTKFQLWGWLWREWFTSVDHKKIGIMYMILGIIMLLRGFADALMMRAQQAMAFGGNEGYLNAHHYDQIFTAHGTIMIFFVAIPLVVGIVNFVMPLQIGARDVAFPYLNNLSFWLTVAGALLVMISLFVGEFSRAGWLNYVPVSNLENSPDTGPDYYLWALQIAGVGTTLSAINMVATIIKMRAPGMTMMKMPVFCWTALCSNVLAIAIFPVLTGAFALLMLDRYVGTNFFTNDLGGNPMMYWNLVWIWGHPEVYVLVLPVFGIYSEITSTFSGKRLFGYSSMVYATVVITILSYLVWLHHFFTMGSGASVNSFFGIATMVIAIPTGAKIFNWLFTMYRGEIRFDLPMMWVVAFMLTFVVGGMTGVLLAVPPADFVLHNSLFLVAHFHNVIIGGVVFGLFAGMVYWFPKAFGFKLDPWWGQVGFWGWVIGYWVAWTPIYIVGLMGTTRRVRHFDDPSLQIWFVIAAVGAVIILIGILGFVMSIVMGVVRRDQLRDTTGDPWNGRTLEWSTTSPPPAYNFAFTPVVHDLDAWYDMKDRGHERPAAGYRPIHMPRNTGTGVIVSALALAVGFAMVWYIWWLAALSFVALIVVSIAHTFNYDRDYFIPADEVAREERAHLAAAEA, via the coding sequence ATGTCCACCGAAAGCCTGGCGCGCACGATCTTCGGTCGGCTCAGCCTCGAGTCGTTCCCGATCCATGAACCGATCCTCCTCGTCACCTTCGTCGTCGTCGTCCTGCTTGGCGGCGCGGTCGTGGGCGCAGTCACCAAGTTCCAGCTATGGGGCTGGCTGTGGCGCGAGTGGTTCACCAGCGTCGATCACAAGAAGATCGGGATCATGTATATGATCCTGGGGATCATCATGCTGCTGCGCGGCTTTGCCGATGCGCTGATGATGCGCGCGCAGCAGGCGATGGCGTTCGGCGGCAACGAGGGATATCTCAACGCCCACCATTACGACCAGATCTTCACCGCGCACGGCACGATCATGATCTTCTTCGTGGCGATCCCGCTGGTGGTGGGGATCGTCAATTTCGTCATGCCGCTCCAGATCGGCGCGCGTGACGTGGCCTTTCCCTATCTCAACAATCTGAGCTTCTGGCTGACGGTCGCCGGTGCCTTGCTTGTCATGATTTCGCTGTTCGTCGGTGAGTTCAGCCGAGCGGGGTGGCTCAATTATGTGCCCGTTTCGAACCTGGAGAATAGTCCGGATACCGGACCGGACTATTATCTATGGGCGCTGCAGATAGCCGGGGTCGGGACGACCCTTTCCGCGATCAACATGGTCGCGACGATCATCAAGATGCGCGCGCCGGGCATGACGATGATGAAGATGCCCGTCTTCTGCTGGACCGCATTGTGCAGCAACGTGCTGGCGATCGCGATCTTCCCGGTGCTGACCGGCGCCTTCGCGCTGCTGATGCTCGATCGCTATGTGGGGACCAATTTCTTCACCAACGATCTCGGCGGCAATCCGATGATGTACTGGAACCTGGTGTGGATCTGGGGGCATCCGGAGGTCTATGTCCTCGTCCTGCCGGTGTTCGGCATCTATTCCGAAATCACCTCGACCTTTTCGGGCAAGCGGCTGTTCGGCTATTCGTCGATGGTCTATGCCACCGTGGTCATCACGATCCTGTCCTACCTGGTGTGGCTGCATCACTTCTTCACGATGGGATCGGGGGCGAGCGTCAACAGCTTCTTCGGCATCGCGACGATGGTGATCGCGATTCCGACGGGCGCCAAGATCTTCAACTGGCTGTTCACGATGTATCGCGGCGAGATCCGCTTCGATCTGCCGATGATGTGGGTCGTCGCCTTCATGCTGACCTTCGTGGTCGGCGGGATGACCGGCGTGCTGCTGGCAGTGCCGCCGGCCGACTTCGTGCTCCACAATTCGCTGTTCCTGGTCGCGCATTTCCACAATGTGATCATCGGCGGCGTCGTGTTCGGGCTGTTCGCCGGGATGGTCTATTGGTTCCCCAAGGCGTTCGGCTTCAAGCTCGATCCGTGGTGGGGCCAGGTCGGTTTCTGGGGCTGGGTGATCGGCTATTGGGTTGCCTGGACGCCGATCTACATCGTCGGGCTGATGGGTACGACGCGGCGCGTGCGCCACTTCGACGATCCCTCGCTGCAGATCTGGTTCGTCATCGCCGCGGTGGGCGCGGTCATCATCCTGATCGGCATTCTCGGCTTCGTGATGAGCATCGTCATGGGCGTGGTGCGGCGCGATCAGTTGCGGGATACGACCGGCGATCCGTGGAACGGGCGTACGCTCGAATGGTCCACGACCTCGCCGCCGCCCGCCTATAACTTCGCCTTCACCCCGGTCGTCCACGATCTCGACGCCTGGTACGACATGAAGGACCGCGGGCACGAGCGCCCGGCAGCCGGTTATCGCCCGATCCACATGCCGCGCAACACCGGCACCGGCGTGATCGTCTCGGCGCTGGCGCTGGCCGTGGGTTTCGCGATGGTCTGGTATATCTGGTGGCTGGCGGCCTTGAGCTTCGTCGCACTGATCGTCGTGTCGATCGCCCACACGTTCAACTACGACCGCGACTATTTCATCCCGGCCGACGAGGTGGCCCGCGAAGAGCGCGCGCATCTCGCGGCGGCGGAGGCCTGA